Proteins encoded together in one Ictidomys tridecemlineatus isolate mIctTri1 chromosome 3, mIctTri1.hap1, whole genome shotgun sequence window:
- the LOC101971713 gene encoding uncharacterized protein LOC101971713, with amino-acid sequence MEATKKVGGPDPSGPQGHPSACNQQLRGGLRGSQGPWINSGSLYFKQGLSFSSEATTDAACGPASQAHIPEPTHQQLQDPAQVSSRCRYMQTSQDALRLSSTGSYSSPIVAAQQHLVMDDGTLNLPACTRVNNNSDITRCASYRSRLQMQVGKEGKAPAKVLIGWGKGPCNTDQMAPLGTRKSRWLPYFLSAKDGTAEGQASLLAPAPAQDQGPGKGSCLVQAPAPVKTTSLPSLTPSTPAQATNPALDATPKPAAAEPYTYTLDHLTDTIPVTKDLSQDLLLRRCGNQWSILLESSKTAPSCQEKVQPKEELPTAAPASEVFPDHAQEHKITGRQVPPEQPENPVEKPIVYPSKPGSPNPCSEPPSTPKFQKRNQDVSSSQPDKQPPNVCNNYSSVPQSSYQVTCHKQSTPQLPKEAMQIPTTSTPACKLQEAVEDQVLVFDMATGNTRVGLLCHDPMGSRAVLVGLVPSHPSLYSPENTRSLVRPNVSPASNHSSFWSTTPMLSSPVPSSLSSASYREVALVPKEARHNLESRDSPETPMRVGIFTGPVPLETPLQFGERIRPHVPDPGWSKPDAEKNEPSHTIWMLESSRMTDTSVIQPKKLQWMNSEPASSVNMQVMPKSLFQEEVGRRNEKEVITAHPDPQTKDAGQVPLTGQSFLSGQNLLARQLPIAEQGSPPGQPPCTKQLPETGQLPFTGQTPLTNQLSLPGQVPFTRMPPPTTTKDPTLPRGPLTSGEPCQVSTQENEPLDLPARVEVLRVPLAPEETCSYRNREMVGIGSAQSPSMHQLSSWQPGSSPRAQEEHLSLIAFSTPGTGCKVLPMAMVDTESQSGNHFKLTAEDITHSSVVTHLGLLRGACYELVSTMDALSGRSPVLCRHSSSPYQNMAAVVIDTGTGFTKCGLAGEDHVLNVVPSQVQLLQHPAQGQPRYAVPENQEGSYPVLNRGVVSDWDALEVLWQHLFYCRLGVQPEELAVLVADSPISPRTNREKVAEILFERFHVPAMQTVHQALLALYAYGRTTGLVLGSGHGTSYVAPILTGDLAPLDTYRLDVAGADLTDYLAQLLLAGGRSPLKAGFVNQIKESCCYVAMDMAAEMARTQTQAQVDFVLPDKQIVTLGSERFCCPEALFQPNLLGVNQPGLPQLALLSISRLEAKQQKQLLANVVLDGGSTLVSGFPERLRQELGPGATVLGSPHRAVAAWLGGSIMACRDSFQSLWLSRREYEEEGPWAIYKYQL; translated from the exons ATGGAAGCCACCAAGAAGGTGGGGGGCCCTGATCCATCGGGCCCCCAAGGCCACCCCTCGGCCTGCAACCAGCAGCTGAGGGGTGGCCTCAGAGGGTCCCAGGGACCATGGATAAACTCAGGATCCCTATACTTCAAGCAGGGGTTGTCATTTTCCTCTGAGGCCACCACTGATGCAGCTTGTGGCCCAGCCTCCCAGGCCCACATCCCCGAGCCCACTCACCAGCAACTCCAGGACCCTGCTCAGGTTAGCTCCAGGTGCCGCTATATGCAGACCTCTCAGGATGCTCTGAGACTCTCCTCTACTGGCTCATATTCAAGTCCCATTGTAGCAGCCCAACAGCATCTTGTCATGGACGACGGGACCCTGAACCTACCAGCGTGCACACGCGTTAACAACAACAGTGACATTACCCGGTGCGCATCCTACCGTTCCCGGCTTCAGATGCAGGTTGGGAAGGAGGGCAAGGCTCCAGCTAAAGTCCTGATAGGCTGGGGCAAAGGCCCTTGCAACACAGATCAGATGGCCCCCTTGGGCACCAGGAAGAGTCGATGGCTACCCTACTTTCTCTCAGCAAAGGATGGTACAGCTGAAGGCCAAGCTTCTCTTCTGGCTCCA GCTCCAGCCCAagatcagggcccaggaaaggGCTCGTGTTTGGTTCAGGCTCCTGCCCCAGTTAAAACTACTTCTTTGCCGTCACTGACTCCTTCAACTCCAGCTCAGGCTACAAATCCAGCTCTGGATGCGACCCCAAAGCCTGCAGCAGCTGAACCTTATACCTATACCCTTGATCACTTGACTGACACCATTCCAGTCACCAAAGACCTATCTCAAGACCTCCTCCTCAGGAGATGTGGCAACCAATGGTCAATCCTCTTGGAATCTTCTAAAACTGCCCCATCCTGCCAGGAAAAAGTCCAACCTAAAGAGGAGCTTCCTACTGCAGCACCTGCTTCAGAAGTGTTCCCAGACCATGCCCAGGAGCACAAGATTACTGGAAGGCAGGTGCCACCTGAGCAACCTGAAAACCCAGTGGAGAAGCCCATAGTCTATCCCTCCAAGCCAGGCAGCCCAAATCCATGTTCAGAGCCTCCATCTACTCCCAAGTTCCAGAAGAGAAACCAGGATGTAAGCAGCTCTCAACCTGACAAGCAGCCTCCCAATGTCTGCAACAACTACTCCAGTGTGCCACAGTCTTCATACCAAGTAACCTGCCACAAGCAGTCCACACCCCAGCTTCCCAAGGAAGCCATGCAAATTCCTACAACCAGTACCCCAGCCTGTAAGCTCCAGGAAGCTGTGGAAGACCAAGTGCTGGTGTTTGATATGGCCACGGGCAACACCAGGGTAGGGCTGCTGTGCCATGACCCTATGGGCTCACGAGCAGTGTTGGTGGGCCTTGTGCCCAGCCACCCATCTCTCTATTCTCCTGAAAATACCCGGTCATTGGTCAGGCCCAACGTGTCCCCTGCCAGCAATCACTCCAGCTTCTGGTCCACCACACCCATGCTGTCCAGCCCTGTACCCTCCAGCCTCTCATCTGCCAGCTACCGAGAGGTGGCCCTGGTTCCCAAGGAGGCCAGGCACAACCTGGAGTCACGGGACTCCCCTGAAACACCCATGAGGGTTGGGATATTCACTGGGCCTGTTCCACTGGAGACACCCCTCCAATTTGGTGAGAGGATTCGGCCCCATGTACCTGATCCTGGCTGGTCTAAACCTGATGCTGAAAAAAATGAACCTAGTCATACCATCTGGATGCTAGAGTCCTCCAGGATGACAGACACCTCTGTGATCCAGCCCAAGAAACTGCAGTGGATGAACTCAGAGCCTGCTTCATCTGTCAATATGCAGGTGATGCCCAAATCTCTATTCCAAGAGGAGGTAGGCAGACGTAATGAGAAAGAAGTCATTACTGCTCACCCTGATCCTCAGACCAAAGATGCTGGGCAGGTCCCCCTCACTGGTCAGAGTTTCCTCAGTGGGCAGAACCTCCTTGCTAGGCAGCTACCCATAGCTGAACAGGGTTCTCCACCTGGTCAGCCTCCCTGTACTAAGCAACTCCCTGAAACTGGTCAGCTTCCTTTCACTGGGCAGACCCCTCTTACCAATCAGCTTTCTCTCCCTGGGCAAGTACCCTTCACCAGGATGCCCCCCCCTACCACCACCAAAGATCCCACCCTGCCAAGAGGGCCCCTCACCTCTGGAGAGCCTTGCCAGGTTTCCACCCAGGAAAATGAACCCTTGGATCTGCCTGCCCGTGTAGAGGTACTTCGAGTGCCCTTGGCTCCAGAAGAGACCTGTAGCTATAGGAATAGAGAGATGGTTGGTATTGGTAGTGCTCAAAGCCCTAGTATGCATCAGCTCTCATCCTGGCAACCTGGTAGCTCCCCCAGGGCCCAGGAAGAACATCTTTCTCTGATTGCATTTAGCACACCTGGCACTGGCTGCAAAGTCTTGCCCATGGCCATGGTGGACACTGAATCTCAGAGTGGGAACCATTTCAAGCTGACAGCTGAGGACATTACACATTCATCAGTGGTCACGCATCTTGGCCTGCTCCGTGGGGCCTGTTATGAGCTGGTGTCTACCATGGATGCTCTGTCAGGACGGTCACCAGTTCTCTGTCGTCACTCTTCAAGCCCCTACCAGAACATGGCAGCTGTAGTGATTGATACAGGCACAGGATTCACCAAATGTGGTTTGGCTGGTGAGGACCATGTCCTCAATGTGGTACCCTCACAAGTTCAGCTGCTGCAACATCCAGCCCAGGGCCAGCCCCGGTATGCAGTGCCGGAAAACCAGGAAGGCTCCTATCCTGTACTGAATCGGGGTGTGGTGTCTGATTGGGATGCACTAGAGGTGCTGTGGCAGCACCTGTTCTATTGCAGGCTGGGGGTACAGCCTGAGGAGTTGGCTGTGCTTGTGGCTGACTCCCCCATCTCACCACGTACTAACCGAGAAAAGGTGGCAGAAATACTCTTTGAACGTTTCCATGTGCCAGCCATGCAGACAGTGCATCAGGCCCTGCTGGCACTCTATGCTTATGGGCGTACCACTGGGTTGGTGCTGGGCAGTGGCCATGGCACCTCCTACGTGGCACCCATCCTCACTGGGGATCTGGCGCCACTTGACACCTACCGGCTGGATGTGGCTGGTGCTGACCTTACTGACTACTTGGCTCAGCTGCTGCTGGCAGGTGGCCGTTCACCACTTAAGGCAGGGTTCGTCAACCAAATTAAAGAGTCCTGCTGCTATGTGGCTATGGACATGGCGGCTGAGATGGCCCGCACCCAGACCCAAGCCCAAGTGGACTTTGTACTCCCAGATAAGCAGATTGTCACACTGGGCTCTGAGCGCTTCTGTTGCCCCGAGGCTCTCTTCCAGCCCAACCTGCTAGGTGTCAACCAGCCAGGACTTCCACAGCTGGCCCTGCTAAGCATCAGCCGACTAGAGGCCAAGCAGCAGAAGCAACTGCTGGCCAATGTGGTGCTGGATGGTGGCAGCACCCTGGTGAGTGGCTTCCCTGAGCGCTTAAGACAGGAGCTAGGCCCTGgtgccactgtgctgggctcTCCCCACCGTGCAGTTGCTGCCTGGCTTGGGGGTTCCATCATGGCATGCCGGGACTCCTTCCAGAGCTTGTGGCTCAGCCGCCGTGAGTACGAGGAGGAAGGCCCATGGGCTATCTACAAGTATCAGCTGTGA